Proteins co-encoded in one Arachis stenosperma cultivar V10309 chromosome 7, arast.V10309.gnm1.PFL2, whole genome shotgun sequence genomic window:
- the LOC130941094 gene encoding uncharacterized protein LOC130941094, producing the protein MGLWTLLEGFLLLANALAILNEDRFLAPRGWGLSDFSSGRTKSFKGQLIGLIYATQYLRVPLILLNSICIILKFVSG; encoded by the coding sequence ATGGGTTTGTGGACATTACTTGAGGGGTTCCTGCTTCTTGCAAATGCACTAGCGATACTAAATGAGGACCGATTTCTGGCACCTAGAGGATGGGGCTTATCTGATTTTTCAAGTGGCAGGACAAAATCTTTCAAAGGCCAGCTCATAGGTCTTATTTACGCAACTCAGTACCTAAGAGTTCCTCTCATACTTCTCAACTCCATCTGCATCATTTTGAAATTTGTTTCTGGATAA
- the LOC130941092 gene encoding proline transporter 1-like, translating into MVPLGWIGGVLGLILATAISLYANALLAKLHEFGGTRHIRYRDLAGFIYGRKAYSLTWALQYINLFMINAGYIILAGSALKAVYALFWDDGQMKLPYCIAIAGLVCAMFAICIPHLSALGVWLGFSTLFSLVYIVIALVLSLKDGIKSPPRDYSIPGSSTSKIFTTIGASANLVFAYNTGMLPEIQATIRQPVVKNMMKALYFQFTVGVLPLYLVTFAGYWAYGSSTETYLLNNVNGPVWVKAMANITAFLQSIIALHIFASPMYEYLDTKRGIKGSALAFKNLSFRVMVRGGYLAINTFMSALLPFLGDFMSITGAISTFPLTFILANHMYLVANKNKLTSIQKLWHWLNICLFGFMSIAATVAALRLIAVDSKTYHFFADL; encoded by the exons ATGGTTCCTCTTGGTTGGATAGGTGGTGTGCTGGGTTTGATTCTTGCAACTGCAATTTCCCTATACGCCAATGCTCTTCTTGCTAAGCTCCATGAATTTGGTGGAACAAGGCATATTAGATACAGAGATTTAGCTGGCTTTATCTATG GTAGAAAAGCATATTCTCTCACATGGGCCCTGCAGTATATCAACCTTTTCATGATAAATGCTGGCTATATCATCTTGGCTGGTTCTGCCTTAAAG GCTGTGTATGCTCTATTTTGGGATGATGGTCAGATGAAGCTTCCATATTGTATTGCCATAGCTGGATTAGTGTGTGCAATGTTTGCCATTTGTATTCCACATCTTTCAGCACTTGGAGTTTGGCTGGGGTTTTCAACACTCTTCAGCTTAGTATATATTGTCATTGCACTTGTCCTGTCCCTTAAAGATG GAATAAAATCACCACCTCGAGATTACAGTATTCCAGGGTCATCAACAAGTAAAATATTTACTACAATTGGAGCATCAGCTAATCTTGTTTTTGCATATAATACAGGCATGCTTCCTGAAATCCAG GCAACAATCAGGCAGCCAGTTGTGAAGAACATGATGAAAGCTCTATACTTTCAATTCACTGTTGGAGTCCTCCCATTGTATCTGGTTACTTTTGCAGGGTACTGGGCTTATGGATCTTCAACAGAAACCTATTTGCTGAATAATGTTAATGGTCCAGTCTGGGTGAAAGCCATGGCCAATATCACTGCCTTTCTTCAATCAATTATAGCATTGCAC ATATTTGCAAGTCCAATGTATGAGTATTTGGATACAAAGCGTGGGATCAAAGGAAGTGCATTGGCTTTTAAGAACTTGTCATTTAGAGTGATGGTAAGAGGTGGCTACTTGGCTATTAACACATTTATGTCAGCACTATTGCCATTCCTTGGAGATTTCATGAGCATCACAGGGGCTATCAGCACATTTCCCCTTACATTTATCCTTGCAAACCATATGTACTTAGTGGCAAATAAGAACAAATTAACATCCATACAAAAGCTATGGCATTGGCTCAACATTTGTTTATTTGGATTCATGTCTATTGCAGCAACAGTTGCAGCCCTACGGCTTATTGCTGTTGACTCCAAAACGTACCATTTTTTTGCtgatttataa